The [Actinobacillus] rossii genome contains a region encoding:
- the thiB gene encoding thiamine ABC transporter periplasmic binding protein has product MFKTRLILTALSIVSTSTFAAQTVNVYTEEFFGADWGPSGEIKSLFEKAHPQCEVKYTVFDQSSTLLNRLRLEKSNTQADIVLGLHDQQLESAEKTALFEKFDFDLKQLDLPENWKNPLFIPYEFGQFAFIYDKTKLTTPPKSLQELVERQDLRVIYQDPRTSSMGRGLVMWMNTVFNDKQIEQAWKNLAKHTVTVGKGWTETYGAFLKGEADLVFSHNTSPIYHLLQEQKDQYAATQFTEGAVYQYTTAAKIAGKNNACSDNFLQFIFTPEAQRIITPKNVMLSTISAQIEPHFDALKASQKSVKTLDTSHATDKNLKNWISIWQSVLSK; this is encoded by the coding sequence ATGTTTAAAACACGTCTTATTTTAACCGCACTTTCTATCGTTTCTACTAGCACATTCGCCGCTCAAACCGTTAATGTCTATACGGAAGAATTTTTTGGCGCCGATTGGGGACCAAGTGGCGAAATCAAATCCTTATTTGAAAAAGCGCATCCACAATGCGAAGTAAAATATACCGTTTTTGACCAAAGTAGCACATTGCTCAACCGCCTACGACTAGAAAAAAGCAATACCCAAGCTGATATCGTATTAGGGCTACATGACCAACAACTAGAATCTGCAGAAAAAACAGCTTTATTTGAAAAATTTGATTTTGATTTAAAACAATTAGATTTACCTGAAAATTGGAAAAATCCGCTTTTCATCCCTTATGAATTTGGACAATTTGCTTTTATTTATGACAAAACTAAGCTCACTACCCCACCCAAATCACTACAGGAATTAGTAGAACGCCAAGATTTACGCGTTATTTATCAAGACCCTCGTACAAGCAGCATGGGGCGTGGTTTAGTCATGTGGATGAATACGGTTTTTAATGATAAACAAATAGAACAAGCGTGGAAAAATCTTGCAAAACATACCGTTACCGTTGGAAAAGGTTGGACAGAAACTTATGGCGCGTTCTTAAAAGGCGAAGCGGATCTCGTTTTTAGTCATAATACATCACCTATTTATCATTTATTACAAGAACAAAAAGATCAGTATGCCGCGACACAATTTACAGAAGGTGCGGTCTATCAATATACTACCGCGGCTAAAATAGCAGGTAAAAATAACGCTTGCTCAGACAATTTTTTACAATTTATTTTCACGCCCGAAGCTCAAAGAATTATTACGCCTAAAAACGTGATGCTTTCGACTATTTCGGCACAAATCGAACCGCACTTTGATGCCTTAAAAGCGAGCCAAAAATCGGTTAAAACGCTAGATACCAGCCATGCTACAGATAAAAATCTGAAAAACTGGATCTCAATTTGGCAAAGTGTGTTATCAAAATAA
- the thiP gene encoding thiamine transporter membrane protein, with the protein MKFFTALFGSHLLRPRHYLGGAVVLSLIVTVYSLSFSAVFGSGEPIQWHVLWQDVYLHQVLLFSFGQACLSAILSILIGILFARAFFYQSFKGKSFLLQILSVTFVLPSLVAIFGILGVYGVSGWLAKCYNYIGLTWQPNIYGLPGILIAHLFFNIPLATRIFLQSFYAIPNQQRQLAAQLNIRGWQFIRWLELPYLRQQLLPSFMLIFMLCFTSFAIVLVLGGGPKFTTIEVAIYQAIIFDFDLPKAALFALLQFIFCFILFGLSSVFTQLPETHLDFKELWLPKQSSAVKCWQVFCIIAVSIFILLPLVNVVISALSSNAIFSAWKNPQLWQAIGYSFSIAPISALMSLLFALSILQLSRRLNWLYFTQLSYCLLNTSMMVLSIPILMLAVGLYVLLQEIHFNRWHLFGILVLCNALAALPFVVRVLAVTMNQNMQYYEKLCQSLGIRGWTRFHLIEWHNLAAPIKYAFALACALSLGDFTAIALFGSQNFSSLPYLLYQQLGSYRSDDAAVTALVLMLVCLGLFFMVEKQRD; encoded by the coding sequence ATGAAATTTTTCACCGCACTTTTTGGTTCTCACTTACTCCGCCCACGTCATTACTTGGGCGGAGCCGTTGTATTAAGTCTTATTGTTACGGTTTACAGCCTTTCATTTAGTGCCGTTTTTGGCTCTGGCGAGCCAATTCAATGGCACGTTCTATGGCAAGATGTTTACTTACATCAAGTATTGCTCTTCAGCTTTGGTCAAGCCTGTTTAAGTGCCATACTCTCTATCTTGATCGGCATACTTTTCGCTCGCGCTTTCTTCTATCAATCATTCAAAGGTAAATCTTTTTTATTACAAATTCTCTCCGTCACCTTTGTTTTACCATCATTAGTTGCCATCTTTGGAATTTTAGGTGTTTACGGTGTCTCTGGCTGGTTAGCAAAATGCTATAACTATATTGGATTAACTTGGCAGCCTAATATTTACGGCTTACCAGGTATTCTTATTGCTCATTTATTTTTTAACATTCCACTTGCAACTCGAATATTTTTACAAAGCTTTTATGCCATTCCCAATCAACAACGCCAGCTTGCTGCACAACTCAATATTCGCGGTTGGCAATTTATACGTTGGTTAGAACTCCCCTATTTACGTCAACAATTGCTCCCCAGTTTTATGTTGATTTTTATGTTGTGTTTTACCAGCTTTGCCATTGTGTTAGTTCTCGGTGGCGGTCCCAAATTTACAACTATTGAAGTGGCAATATACCAAGCGATTATTTTTGATTTTGACTTGCCCAAAGCCGCGTTATTTGCTCTCTTACAATTTATTTTCTGTTTTATACTATTCGGCTTAAGTTCGGTATTTACTCAACTTCCTGAAACGCATTTAGATTTCAAAGAATTATGGTTGCCTAAACAATCAAGTGCGGTCAAATGCTGGCAAGTTTTTTGTATAATTGCTGTGAGCATATTTATTTTGTTGCCACTCGTTAATGTCGTCATCAGCGCACTCAGTTCAAACGCCATTTTTTCTGCATGGAAAAATCCGCAACTGTGGCAAGCTATTGGCTATTCTTTCAGCATCGCGCCCATTTCAGCTCTAATGTCTCTGCTTTTTGCGCTTTCAATCTTACAGCTTTCCCGTCGTTTAAACTGGCTTTATTTTACACAACTTAGCTATTGTCTGCTTAATACGAGTATGATGGTGTTAAGTATTCCTATACTGATGTTAGCTGTCGGTCTTTATGTTTTATTACAAGAAATTCATTTTAATCGTTGGCACTTATTTGGCATCTTGGTGCTTTGTAATGCCTTGGCCGCATTGCCTTTTGTGGTGCGCGTACTTGCGGTGACAATGAATCAAAATATGCAATATTACGAAAAACTTTGTCAGTCTTTGGGCATTCGCGGCTGGACGCGTTTCCATTTAATAGAATGGCACAATCTTGCTGCCCCTATAAAATACGCCTTTGCCTTAGCTTGTGCCTTATCGCTCGGTGATTTTACAGCAATAGCTTTATTTGGCAGCCAAAATTTCAGTTCACTGCCTTATTTGCTTTACCAACAGCTTGGTAGCTACCGTAGCGATGATGCCGCAGTAACCGCATTGGTATTGATGTTAGTTTGTCTGGGTCTATTTTTTATGGTGGAAAAACAACGTGATTAA
- the thiQ gene encoding ABC transporter ATP-binding protein — MIKLNQVQFQYKEMCMQFDLQIHSQEKIAIIGASGAGKSTLLNLIAGFEYADSGEIWLNGENHTKTEPHLRPVSMLFQENNLFPHLTVEQNIGLGINPSLKLNTDEKIRVQQAASAVGLKAFLSRKPTALSGGQKQRVAIARCLLRDKPILLLDEPFSALDPELRLEMLNLIDELCEEKRLTLLIVTHQPTELEGRIRRVMTIENGKIKI; from the coding sequence GTGATTAAACTTAACCAAGTTCAATTTCAATATAAAGAAATGTGTATGCAGTTTGATCTGCAGATCCATTCACAAGAAAAAATAGCAATTATCGGTGCTAGTGGTGCAGGTAAAAGTACTTTATTGAATTTAATTGCGGGTTTTGAATATGCCGATTCAGGCGAAATTTGGCTCAATGGTGAAAATCATACCAAAACGGAACCGCATTTACGTCCAGTGTCGATGTTGTTCCAAGAAAACAATTTATTCCCTCACCTGACGGTAGAACAGAATATTGGTTTAGGAATTAATCCAAGTTTAAAACTTAATACGGATGAAAAAATTCGTGTTCAACAAGCTGCAAGTGCGGTCGGTTTAAAAGCGTTTTTAAGCCGCAAACCTACTGCACTTTCAGGCGGACAAAAACAACGTGTGGCAATTGCACGTTGTCTATTACGCGATAAACCAATTCTGTTACTTGATGAACCATTTTCAGCACTCGATCCCGAGTTACGTTTAGAAATGTTAAATTTAATTGATGAATTGTGTGAAGAAAAAAGATTGACCTTATTGATCGTGACACACCAACCTACAGAGCTCGAAGGGCGAATTAGGCGAGTGATGACAATTGAGAACGGGAAAATAAAAATCTAA
- the tsaA gene encoding alkyl hydroperoxide reductase: MVLVTRPAPDFTSAAVLGNGEIVDNFNFKKHIAGKAAVIFFYPLDFTFVCPSELIAFDHRYEEFKKRGVEVVGVSIDSQYSHNAWRNTATENGGIGKVKYALAADVKHEIAQAYGIEHPEAGVALRASFLIDKNGIVRHQVVNDLPLGRNIDEMLRMVDALQFHEEHGEVCPAQWEKGKEGMKDNPEGVAKYLKQNADKL, translated from the coding sequence ATGGTATTAGTCACTCGTCCAGCTCCAGATTTCACATCAGCAGCAGTTTTAGGTAATGGCGAAATCGTTGATAACTTCAACTTTAAAAAACATATCGCAGGGAAAGCAGCAGTAATTTTCTTCTACCCATTAGATTTTACATTCGTTTGCCCATCTGAATTAATCGCATTCGACCACCGTTATGAAGAATTCAAAAAACGTGGTGTTGAAGTTGTTGGTGTATCAATCGATTCTCAATATTCACACAACGCATGGCGTAATACTGCAACTGAAAACGGCGGTATCGGTAAAGTGAAATATGCATTAGCGGCAGACGTGAAACACGAAATTGCACAAGCATACGGTATTGAACATCCGGAAGCCGGCGTGGCATTACGTGCTTCATTCTTAATCGACAAAAACGGTATCGTGCGTCACCAAGTGGTTAACGATTTACCATTAGGTCGTAACATCGATGAAATGTTACGTATGGTTGATGCGTTACAATTCCACGAAGAACACGGTGAAGTTTGCCCAGCACAATGGGAAAAAGGCAAAGAAGGTATGAAAGACAACCCAGAAGGTGTTGCTAAATACTTAAAACAAAATGCTGACAAACTATAA
- the metC gene encoding cystathionine beta-lyase, with product MQNKHSLATTLVHAGRNQRVCQGSVNPVIQRASSLVFENLAHKKEATINRAKQALFYGRRGTLTHFALQDLMTEMENGAGCYLYPCGAAAVTNSILAFVQTGDHVLMTGAAYEPTQDFCNTILSKMAISTTYYDPLIGAKIKDLIQPNTKVLFLESPSSLTMEVQDVPAIVKAAREVNPDIVIMIDNTWAGGILFKALDYGVDISIQAGTKYLVGHSDVMIGTAVSNARCWDQLRENSYLMGQMVDADTAYTTARGIRSLSVRFKQHTESSIKVANWLKQRPEVKAVYHPALPSCPGHEFFVRDFTGSAGLFSFELKEKLSYDKLSAFMDHFELFTMAYSWGGYESLILYTQPEELKRIRPNIDRTLTGTLIRVHIGFEDVNELIADLEAGFERLQG from the coding sequence ATGCAAAATAAACATTCGCTTGCCACCACATTAGTCCACGCTGGACGCAATCAACGTGTTTGTCAAGGCTCGGTCAACCCCGTAATTCAACGTGCTTCATCTCTCGTTTTTGAGAATCTTGCCCATAAAAAGGAAGCCACCATTAACCGTGCCAAACAAGCGTTATTTTACGGACGTCGTGGCACACTCACCCACTTTGCCTTACAAGATTTAATGACAGAAATGGAAAACGGTGCAGGTTGCTATTTATATCCTTGTGGTGCAGCGGCCGTGACAAATTCAATTTTAGCCTTTGTGCAAACTGGCGATCACGTATTAATGACGGGGGCAGCTTATGAACCAACGCAAGATTTTTGTAACACTATCTTAAGTAAAATGGCAATTAGCACCACCTACTACGATCCATTAATCGGTGCAAAAATTAAAGATCTGATTCAACCCAATACCAAAGTGCTATTCTTAGAAAGTCCTAGCTCGTTAACCATGGAAGTACAAGATGTGCCAGCTATAGTTAAAGCTGCGCGCGAAGTCAATCCAGATATTGTGATTATGATAGACAACACTTGGGCAGGCGGAATATTGTTCAAGGCATTAGATTATGGTGTCGATATTTCTATCCAAGCAGGCACAAAATATTTAGTCGGACATTCTGATGTGATGATTGGCACAGCGGTTTCTAACGCACGTTGTTGGGATCAATTACGTGAAAACTCTTATCTCATGGGACAAATGGTTGATGCAGATACAGCCTATACTACAGCGCGCGGTATTCGTTCCCTATCAGTGCGCTTTAAACAACATACCGAAAGCAGTATCAAAGTCGCAAACTGGCTCAAACAACGTCCCGAAGTCAAAGCGGTTTACCACCCTGCATTACCAAGTTGCCCAGGGCATGAATTTTTTGTCCGTGATTTCACAGGTTCAGCGGGTTTATTCTCATTTGAGTTAAAAGAAAAACTCAGTTACGATAAACTTTCTGCGTTTATGGATCATTTTGAATTATTCACTATGGCGTATTCTTGGGGGGGGTATGAAAGTTTGATTTTATATACCCAACCTGAAGAACTAAAACGAATTCGCCCCAATATTGACCGCACTTTGACGGGAACCTTAATTCGTGTGCATATTGGGTTTGAAGATGTAAACGAATTAATTGCGGATCTTGAAGCGGGATTTGAACGGTTGCAAGGTTAA